The DNA segment CGAATCACCACAATCAACTCAAACGGATAAATTAACGCGGATTACTCATCGGTACCTGTACGGTCGGCAGCTTCCGAATCTTGAGTCTTCGCTTCTCTAACCTTTAAGGTTCTTTCTTGGAAGTTGAAATCGTTCAACTTGACCATCGCCTTTTGAGCTCCCGCCTCGGACATTTCCACAAAGCCAAACCCTTTACGACGACCCGTTTTACGATCACGTACTAAACGTACTGAGTTGACGGGGCCGAACTCACCAAACAGAACCTTCACTTCACCCTCATGGACACGATAAGGCAAGTTGCCTACATAGAGTGTCATGGTCGGGCCAACATATTGCTCATCTGCACCTTGAGCTTGGTTTGTCTCTGGGACAAATTTAAAAACGAGAGTAGTAATGATAACGCCAGCAACAAAAGCGATGTACGCAGGTAATGTAGTTGCAAATTGAGATAGCGCGATTGCGCCGAGAATGGCAATAACCAAAACAATAAGAAATGACTTTTGCATATAAATGCTCTCTGAATGAAATAGAAAATGATAAATAACTGTTAACAGCAAGTCATATGGTAATGAATTATTTACTTTTACACTAGACTGCTGCCGAAAAATTGAGCGTGAATTATCATTTCTCAGATAAAAATTCGCTTTAAAATCGAATAACAAAGCAGAAAGAGATAAAAAATAGACATGATGTTTAAAATATCGACGTACGATTTAAAGAAGCGAAAAAAGCCCTTGCACAAAAAGTTCTGCTGCCTATAATGCGCATCCACTGACACGGCAGACAGCGATACGCAGTTTCAAGTGCCAGTTCATCGAGTGATTCACTCCTCGATGAGCGAAAAGAAAGTTGCAAAAACTACTTGACGCAAAAACGGGAATGCGTAGAATACGCAGCCCTGACCCGCTGAAATCAATTACGATAAGGCGATGGTCAACGCTCTTTAACAATTTATCAAGCAAATCTGTGTGGACACTCACAGGTGTTGAGTTAATCGAAATTACTCTGTCGTTTGGCGAGTAATCAAAATTTACATCAATGAATGAGTGTTCATAGCAATATGTACAGTTTGTTTTGGCTTTTGAGTTGAAACGACAAATCAGAATTCATTGAGCCGAACCTTCGGGTTCACAAAACTTTTAATTGAAGAGTTTGATCATGGCTCAGATTGAACGCTGGCGGCAGGCCTAACACATGCAAGTCGAGCGGCAGCACAAGGGAGTTTACTCCTGAGGTGGCGAGCGGCGGACGGGTGAGTAATGCCTAGGGATCTGCCCAGTCGTGGGGGATAACAGTTGGAAACGACTGCTAATACCGCATACGCCCTACGGGGGAAAGGAGGGGACCTTCGGGCCTTCCGCGATTGGATGAACCTAGGTGGGATTAGCTAGTTGGTGAGGTAATGGCTCACCAAGGCGACGATCCCTAGCTGTTCTGAGAGGATGATCAGCCACACTGGGACTGAGACACGGCCCAGACTCCTACGGGAGGCAGCAGTGGGGAATATTGCACAATGGGGGAAACCCTGATGCAGCCATGCCGCGTGTGTGAAGAAGGCCTTCGGGTTGTAAAGCACTTTCAGTAGGGAGGAAAGGTTAGTAGTTAATACCTGCTAGCTGTGACGTTACCTACAGAAGAAGGACCGGCTAACTCCGTGCCAGCAGCCGCGGTAATACGGAGGGTCCAAGCGTTAATCGGAATTACTGGGCGTAAAGCGTGCGCAGGCGGTTTGTTAAGCGAGATGTGAAAGCCCCGGGCTCAACCTGGGAATTGCATTTCGAACTGGCAAACTAGAGTCTTGTAGAGGGGGGTAGAATTCCAGGTGTAGCGGTGAAATGCGTAGAGATCTGGAGGAATACCGGTGGCGAAGGCGGCCCCCTGGACAAAGACTGACGCTCAGGCACGAAAGCGTGGGGAGCAAACAGGATTAGATACCCTGGTAGTCCACGCCGTAAACGATGTCTACTC comes from the Shewanella mangrovisoli genome and includes:
- a CDS encoding RNA-binding protein — encoded protein: MQKSFLIVLVIAILGAIALSQFATTLPAYIAFVAGVIITTLVFKFVPETNQAQGADEQYVGPTMTLYVGNLPYRVHEGEVKVLFGEFGPVNSVRLVRDRKTGRRKGFGFVEMSEAGAQKAMVKLNDFNFQERTLKVREAKTQDSEAADRTGTDE